From a single Clostridium isatidis genomic region:
- a CDS encoding S1C family serine protease, with protein sequence MRDDFNKEIKDEDYCTYEELPSIHFRIRGIRRIINLFTKLCLFISVIGISTVILTGISMRYKYNEVMKLIEQKIQGEDMIFGYSEIINKVSNSLVTIGEKEENLKKGTYFKNNSTGIIIDKYGKILTSYSNIKNVENIYVKLPINNSEPVIGKIIMGNEDLDIAIIQVNFDEELTPINFSNSEGNLTGKRIALISNAVGDDYIDSIIPGIVTSTNRNLTIEDNVTPLLELNTNINEINSSGAIVNNKGELIGVASYKITKEINREGLYYGLGLNVVKEIINSVNEIKDMLGIVEGGFVNNENNSNVSGFYVERIEQDSNAYKSGLRPTDIIISIENTEIKNISDLYRVLNNNKDKKIIKCDVLKYGEIKEIEIRTNN encoded by the coding sequence ATGAAGATTATTGTACTTATGAAGAATTGCCTTCAATACATTTTAGAATAAGGGGAATAAGGAGAATTATTAATTTATTTACTAAGCTTTGCTTATTTATTTCTGTAATTGGAATATCAACTGTTATACTTACGGGAATTTCTATGAGGTATAAATATAATGAAGTTATGAAGCTTATCGAGCAGAAAATCCAAGGAGAAGATATGATTTTTGGCTATTCAGAAATAATAAATAAGGTTAGTAATTCATTAGTAACCATTGGTGAGAAGGAAGAGAACTTAAAAAAGGGAACATATTTTAAGAATAATTCTACAGGTATAATAATAGATAAATATGGTAAGATATTAACTAGTTATTCAAATATAAAAAATGTAGAAAATATATATGTAAAATTACCTATTAACAATTCTGAGCCAGTGATTGGAAAAATAATTATGGGAAATGAAGATTTAGATATAGCTATAATACAGGTTAATTTTGATGAAGAGTTAACTCCTATAAATTTTTCAAACTCAGAAGGAAACCTAACTGGAAAAAGAATTGCATTAATAAGCAATGCTGTGGGAGACGATTATATAGACAGTATAATTCCCGGAATAGTAACTTCTACAAATAGAAACTTAACAATAGAAGATAATGTAACTCCTCTTTTAGAACTTAACACAAATATAAATGAAATTAATTCTAGCGGAGCAATAGTTAATAATAAGGGAGAGCTTATTGGTGTTGCTAGTTATAAAATTACTAAAGAAATAAATAGAGAGGGTTTATATTATGGATTAGGCTTAAATGTAGTTAAGGAAATAATTAATTCAGTCAATGAAATAAAAGATATGTTAGGAATAGTTGAAGGCGGCTTTGTTAATAACGAAAATAATTCTAATGTATCAGGTTTTTATGTTGAAAGAATAGAGCAAGATAGTAATGCTTATAAATCAGGCTTAAGACCTACAGATATAATAATTTCTATAGAAAACACAGAAATAAAAAATATAAGTGATTTATATAGGGTATTAAATAATAATAAGGATAAAAAGATTATTAAATGCGATGTGCTAAAATATGGAGAGATAAAAGAAATAGAAATAAGAACTAATAATTAA
- the pth gene encoding aminoacyl-tRNA hydrolase, with protein sequence MFLIVGLGNPGKEYDNTRHNIGFETVDYIANKYNIDINRKKFKGVCGEGFINNTKVILLKPSTYMNLSGESVAEAMNFYKLKNEDLIIIYDDISLEVGRLRIREKGSAGGHNGIKSIISNLSSEAFPRIKIGVGQPKGDLVYHVLGKFNKEEMEILKEVVEAASVGVETIIKDGTKEAMNKLNGFKASNIE encoded by the coding sequence ATGTTCTTAATAGTGGGATTAGGAAATCCGGGAAAAGAATATGATAATACTAGACATAATATTGGTTTCGAAACTGTGGATTATATTGCAAATAAGTATAATATAGACATAAATAGGAAAAAATTTAAAGGTGTATGTGGAGAAGGTTTTATAAATAATACAAAGGTAATATTATTAAAACCTTCTACCTATATGAACTTAAGCGGCGAAAGCGTAGCTGAAGCTATGAATTTTTATAAGCTCAAAAATGAAGACCTAATAATAATTTATGATGATATTAGTTTAGAAGTTGGAAGATTAAGAATAAGAGAAAAGGGAAGTGCTGGTGGACATAATGGAATAAAAAGTATAATAAGTAATTTATCCAGTGAAGCATTCCCAAGAATTAAAATAGGGGTAGGACAACCTAAGGGAGATCTTGTATATCATGTTTTAGGAAAATTCAATAAAGAAGAGATGGAAATTCTTAAAGAAGTTGTTGAAGCTGCATCTGTTGGAGTAGAAACTATTATTAAAGATGGTACAAAAGAAGCAATGAATAAGTTAAATGGGTTTAAAGCATCAAATATAGAGTAA